The Primulina tabacum isolate GXHZ01 chromosome 1, ASM2559414v2, whole genome shotgun sequence genome contains the following window.
ctttccagattgtgatataatatgattgtgattgacagattgttcaatctatatctattagtttgtacaagatgacgtacaaacatgaccagatgacaaagatcgatgtcaaagaaatggtcagattgatcagaatgttgaaGTAGATTatattagattttaaatttttaattgagtttgtacttgtggcagaatataccatgatctctctcatatattatccaccgactgacagatagccagagtgtactatacggatattgagagatatccagagagctgcagtgctggatgctagcaccagttgatatgacatattgtcactgtgtgaattattgtacgatcatagttatcagataaccagatggataatgaaatagttacagacgatatattgtaAAGTGAGTAccgcagatttctttggtataagaataatatctcggagatacctgagataagatttgatacggtcagagatatgacaaagaaaatgtagctaattcagaagagaatgaagatagctcagaccagacagacttaatatgccaacgtcggatggtgacgattgatagttggggccgaagatttaatatatccttgactgggataaacaaatttgataacagctgatgatattgatttggtatgagctgttgattggtatatacggatgttgtatagccagtattgtgagattgattctgtcagagttatttcgaagggtattatgatattatgcccttgaattattattccaatttagaatcacagatccgtacaagaaagatatttcagaataaagactattctattattgaaaatacagtaagttgacagggcatcaaagagactatctgaaagacagaatttgtcatgagattaagatttcagaatggattcattgagattagtttctgatttaaactctgtatacatttcttctgatatgtctgaattgattacttgcgagttcgaggacgaactcagatctaagagggggagaaatgtaaggcttgagatttattaatcTTCATTGACGTGATATTCGAAGacatgagtatgcatgacatgtaatgagaggcattaagtgagatgagattatgaaatgtgGCAAGAAatgaagaccgcacccgcgctaaggaagctaccgcacccgcgattgatggacagagagttgggacatttttacagtagccacaccgcacccgcagtaCCAGAAAGAACGCACTCGCGGTGCagctacagtagggtcaccgcacccgcggtcgacatttatgaattttttgaaaggcatgccgaagcttgagcgcacctgcggttgaAAGAGACCGCACTCGCAGTGCTGCaagcgagaaatccacctttgtttcttatgttgacacatggcatatatatatatagaattgtgctgagtcttcattttGAGCATTCCAGCAGACCAGCAACGAGAGAGAAAGGGATTTCCAAGCTTTCCTGTCAACTTTATCACTTGGTTGTGTAAGATTTATCCATCCAAagtttaatccaagttgagattctttTTCCTCTTGACaaaggcttcaaaagggtatacttttgATATCTTCTCAACATGATCTAGATTCCATCtgttgaaagaattataatatgatggttatattgtgttcttgacatattgagcatagtatattcgcaaccggatcgattatcggatggcgtatgctattgatattaatTTCAGCATATATTGTATataagattatacagatttcagaagttatgtatgcttttgatgaagattatgagttgtggataTGGATTATGTTGTTATTGAGTTACCGGTATCACAAGATTATGCCGTTGTACCGTCGAGGGGTATCGAGATTTATTATTGATGCATATATGTGTTGAATGGAGTTGTATCTTGATAGAGTACATCtatacattgccatttcagatttgattgacAGACTTGATATTCGACATCGAGATCTCAATtgattccaacgacaagaaggtataattcatgttttgtttggggaagacacaactcaaatgagattcaatttgagtttcacaacaaaatcacatacttgttctgtttgtactttatattgatttatatatatgtactgagataggagtgtcattggtagatacgccaattttctaaacgttcggtgatatcgatgcttcggatcagattcactccgaatTGTAGATTTcaatacagaccagaccgaagtttaggaataagatgtaacgccaccccgattgggagagtaggtgggagacctgttacatcttattcacaccaagatccctagacttagatacgagtcgagttaaaaGTAAGAGTCatattgttttatctgtattcactaatgtgtcataattacttattatgtgttatgatttgtattaaactgcatgacatgcatgtatacatgttttatactgggatttattctcaccggagtatccggctgttgtcttgttttgtatgtgtgcatgacaacagatgggacatgatcggggtcaagaagatgagttagagtggtgattccggacttattgtagacttggtttaatacttgaaatttagtggTTGAACCTTatactagtttgaataattgttgtacattattgtacttatatactgagatgtatattagttacattccattacccttcgcacttgtgttttaaaagaaaaatttttagaccctgtttaatttaattgataattaaatcccaaagatgattaagaagatgattagcgtcccgGTCCCCacagctacaactttcatgtttaccactttttcagattatgaacggaAGAGCCATTTCTGAAGCGATCTTTGAGGTGGCGTGGCAGAGTGGCGCCTGAGCGATAAGAAATGACCGCCCAAGCGCCAATGGTTCTGGATTTTTGGTTTCGGACAGAAAGTACctcgctcgagcggtaatttatggccgcccgagcgccgccctTTATTTAAAATAGGATAAGTTTCGAATTTCTGAGCCATTGTATCAGTTCTTTCTTTTCCCTTCACAGCAAGACACGAAAGAAAAACTTATAAATCTTCCTCCAAAGCTCTCTTCTTCATTCCTTTCATCACTTTGAGGTAAGAacttagttctccatcacaagaacatcatataggtgtaagttttcttctctttttgtTGTTCTACATGTAGAGGAGTGATTTTCACCTAGTATATACATGGTGATGGttttattgatgtatttgacagtataggagcgagatacaccgtctcaaaccagtgttcttaagcttggacagtaagttggcatgttcttgaaataatacatgagtaatattatgaatttcaaatacttcccattgattattgctatatgtacattgttagtatctttttgatgaaaacatagcactatattccattgttatgtattaaatatgtaagaaacTCATGATTATTGATGATGGGTGCTatgttatgaacatgaacatgaacatgaaaggaaaaggactgatttttacatgatatagagcttgttgacatcatgggtggttttaagtccaccaaagctattggccaatatatgttcatggggcgtggggttgccaaaggttgctccctgacgtccaacacagtagtagctatataataaagcaaacacggtagtacaggtcaactaatgaggctcaagtacaaaaatgaacatgaatatatgctatgatatgacatggtttaaagattcattgttgttcacgacttgatatgtatgttccttcgacgcatattgatacgtacaagtgccaacttattgagttttataaactcacgtagctcatgtattacaggatcatgTACTGAAGAGacgtaggatgccggttcgccaatggatgcttgtgtcgtgccttacctcgacaagaacagggacgtcttattgtatagcttccgcatatgtattgtagTTAATtttatgtcagggtttgaaacaagttccaTGTCATGTATGATGATACAAAGTATGTTTGTATATGAGAATATGTTTATAAGTGTGTATAAATAGTATTGCTTGAGTTTTCGGTGTATACAAAATAAAGgaacatcatgccaaaatttttataaaccgtcaaagtgatgcctcttgtttgaattgcttcataatatagatatatcattcaaaccctatttttattattgtaatcatgtcaagtatagagtaaggtTGTGACACCTTTCTTCTAATcgggtccacgactagatgatttgtttctcttccaaattgcactagaaaaattggAAGAAGTTTTGACGTTGGGGATCGAAATTTGAGAGACCTTGGGAgataggattttcgaaaaaccCAAGGAGATGGAGGCTAggttttttcgaaatttttgtaTCAAAATTGTGTGTTGTAACCTTAACcctaatacatatatataagaaaTATTGTCTACCtattaatcgatcctatcaagtggtatcagagctcagttgaatcttgtctcagaatattcTCACTTACAAGATGGAGGCTAggttttttcgaaatttttgtaTCAAAATTGTGTGTTGTAACCTTAACCCTAATACACCTTTCTTTAACATATATATAAtctctttatctatgtttgataacattggtatacagataaagaaataacaaaccatgaaataatgaattatattaaaataaagattgtttattacaactgagtcaataaaatccctagccaacagttgacttgcagggcatctactcttacaatctcccactttccctagagccaactacccataaattttaatcacattgcttcgcgatgcttttcaaacaatggtcctggcaagggctttgtaagtggatcaataacattatctgcagaggggactctttcgactgatatatctcctATTTACaaaatctcccgtatgatgtggaacttcctcagtacatgtttggatcgctgatgagacattgtttcctttgcttgcgcaatggcaccagtgttgtcgcagtacaacgggactggatcaactccatcaGGAATAACGCCCAAATCTTGGacaaattcctcatccaaaatgcctcttttgctgcagtagatgcagcaatgtattcagcttcagtggtggaatccgcaacggtgtcttgcttggaacttttccaagagacagccgcaccatttagcatgaatacaaaaccactggtcgattttgaatcatctacatcacattggaagctagaatcagtgtagccttccaatttcaattctccacccccataaaccatgaacaagttcttagtccttctcaaaaacttaagaatatctttcacggttTTCCAATGAATTGGACTAGGGTTCTCCTGATAtatgcttgtaacactcagagcgtaagcaatatcaggacgtgtcgatatcataccatacatgatactaccaatggctgacgcatatggaatacgtgtcatcatctctatctcttcatcagttttgggacacatagctttggatagagtaacaccatgacacattggtaagtatcctctcttggactcttccatagagaatcgcttcagaaaggtatcgatataagtggcttgggtgagccccaTCGTCCTCTTTTATCTATCTCTAAAGATTTGTATTTccaatacatatgatgcttcacccatgtctttcatgaagATTTTAGTTGCTAACCATACGTTAGTTGATTGTAGTAGTCCTACATAATttccaatgagcaggatatcatcaacataatgtactaggaatgtcactgcactcccactacaAGAAAAGTGGGTTTTCACAGCGTGCAATGTGCGTCGCGCGTCGCAAAATTGAAAGCCGTCTTAAGTTTGAAACTATTGGCAGCGTGCGGTTTACACCGCGGTTTATTATAATAACGGCGTGCAGAGTGTGCTATTGATAGTTATCTTTCGGCGGCGTGCACCGCGTGCTATGGCTAAAAGTATTAACGACGTGCAAAACATGCTGTTGATATGTTCAACAATTGGCAGCGTGCAATGCATGCTGCGGTTTACTCTAATCACGGCGTGCAGAGTGTGCTATTGATAGTTATCTTTCGGTAGCGGGTACCGCGCGCTATGGTTAAGATTATCAACGTCGTGTAAGCATGCTGTTGTTATGTTGAACAATTGGCAGCGTGCATTGCACGCGGCAGTTAAAGGTATCCAAGGCGTGCATAATATGCCGTTGATAAGTGATCTATTAGTTGCATGGTGCGATTAAAAGTAGTGATCTATTTCCAGGTTGCAATGCAAGCTGTAGTTGACATATTCAACATTGTACAAAGTGTGCTATCGATTTGGTTTATTAGCAACGTGCAACACATTAacgttatttttattattatgaacCAAAATTGAAACAATAATATCGAAACTCAAAAGATTTATCACACCACATCCAACCAATTACCAGAATAAATGCATGTAATAAGATAACATAAAAACAAAGTAAATAATGTCAATTCTCATTTATCcaataaaacaaaaaacttGATAAAGTAAACAAAATACTCAGTAATATGATGGTTTGATGCAATATTGTATCTAATTCTAGAACCAATAGGAACTGTATCAGTCATACAAAACGATAAATTTAGAAAACCATGCTACTGTGCTTCCAACAGCATCATCCAGAAATATCATTTCAGAATTCGGTCGAATCAAGTCTACCTACTCCACAAGAACTCTATCAACCCAAACTTTCCAACAAGATCCACCAAGAGGAACATGATGCACTTTTACCGTTGAATCTGTGGATGCAATTCGACCTTCAGCAACAACTCCATCACCACACCAGTGAAGCAACTTACATTTAGTATTTTCAGGGATATCTCCATGACTCACATTCTTTAAATTTGACTGCATATAAACAATACAAAGTATTAATTATGCCATATCTATTTTATAACAAATGTGGTTTAGATAACACAAACTTTTAAGATAGTTACCCGAGATGCAGCTTGATGTTGGTTCACATTATCAGCATTACCTTTTTTTTTGGGACGATTGATATCACAACCGCTACCAATATCATTCCCAATCCCAATACTGCCACCACTACCAACCTACATATTGAGATAAAGcaaaaaatatctcaaacaaCAAATCTCCAATGTAAGAAGCTTCATTAAATTACTTCTACTGTGAGGTCACTATAAAATCTACTGTGCAGAAGAAGCACATTGCATGTCAACAATTTCaatctaaaatataatttaattatttagtaaggAAGACAATATACAAATTATTATGaccaaattaaatataaaaattcaagtgcaaaataaaaatgcattaaAGCTAGAAAGTAAACTAAATCAAACTAGTGACGCTTATACCATTTTTCTACTCAACAATAAACGAAAAAGTGATCAAGACAAAATCATAGTTCACTAAACAA
Protein-coding sequences here:
- the LOC142542842 gene encoding uncharacterized protein LOC142542842, which produces MKEIEECAPESQNTTNIDEDAISLVFGKEIRGIVRGMSFGVTPSKVGASLQQNGTIKQLQSMMHSLQQEVQQMRSIVFQNMRQKNEQEQVGSGGSIGIGNDIGSGCDINRPKKKGNADNVNQHQAASRSNLKNVSHGDIPENTKCKLLHWCGDGVVAEGRIASTDSTVKVHHVPLGGSCWKVWVDRVLVE